A portion of the Hydractinia symbiolongicarpus strain clone_291-10 chromosome 10, HSymV2.1, whole genome shotgun sequence genome contains these proteins:
- the LOC130612603 gene encoding arylsulfatase B-like — MAWSLLSCLSVVLIILKFVVGEEVVKPPHPHIIFVTMRDMGWDDVSFHGNPEIPTPNIDRIANHGVILQQYYTTPNCEESVSTFRTGKHPIHYRTPEPGEASRVTYDIWNYLDIQSYVIREVGVIDCEDTNIPFYPWDVIQKSELILKEHDQANPLFLQVNFPQLHADYPQQVPDEYLEKAKHIPFEARRIYAGLIMQLDRAVGHLIRILYDTGVLRNAILIFTTLTGGTKGNNLYTWPSTYPFRGSNGTLWEGGSRGLSFVYSNRIQRRGRVSYGLVHMVDWLPTIFRLAGGNPEHVVESDGMDIWDSINTDDYSPRMEILYGIYDNKAAVRVGDFKLITGETYTPPAQRPLARGEMDTLMKPVTVWDSEIECANYPDAIGCWPDISPCLFNVRFDPCEKNNVAYFMPQTVEALAYSMNKYNESAVYRSKRDIPENGNDKRVTRAQKRTIRKLQRSIKTLDRNKIRK; from the exons ATGGCGTGGAGCTTACTGTCATGTTTATCTGTTGTCTTGATAATACTCAAATTTGTAGTTGGTGAAGAAGTTGTCAAACCTCCTCATCCCCATATAATTTTCGTCACCATGAGAGATATG GGTTGGGATGATGTTAGTTTCCATGGTAATCCAGAAATTCCAACACCTAATATTGACAGAATTGCTAACCATGGTGTTATCTTGCAACAATATTACACCACTCCTAACTGTGAAGAGTCCGTATCCACATTCAGGACCGGGAAGCATCCCATTCATTACC GTACACCTGAACCAGGAGAAGCTTCTCGAGTAACGTACGACATTTGGAACTATTTAGACATCCAAAGTTACGTGATACGAGAAGTGGGAGTG ATTGATTGCGAGGATACGAACATACCTTTCTATCCCTGGGATGTGATACAGAAATCGGAACTCATATTAAAAGAACACGATCAAGCTAAtccattatttttgcaagtaaaCTTCCCGCAGCTACACGCTGATTATCCGCAGCAGGTTCCGGACGAGTATCTGGAAAAAGCAAAGCACATCCCTTTTGAAGCAAGAAGAATATATGCAG GGTTAATCATGCAATTAGACCGAGCAGTAGGACACCTAATCCGGATACTTTACGATACCGGTGTCTTACGAAACGCAATATTAATCTTTACTACGCTGACTGGTGGTACAAAAGGAAACAACCTTTACACTTGGCCATCTACATATCCGTTTCGGGGAAGCAACGGAACGTTATGGGAAGGAGGATCAAGGGGGTTAAGTTTTGTGTACAGTAATCGCATTCAAAGAAGAG GTCGAGTTTCGTATGGTCTAGTTCATATGGTGGACTGGCTACCCACAATATTTCGCCTCGCAGGAGGAAATCCAGAACATGTTGTTGAAAGTGACGGCATGGACATTTGGGATTCCATCAACACTGACGATTACTCACCTAG GATGGAAATTTTGTATGGTATTTACGACAACAAAGCCGCAGTTCGAGTCGGCGATTTTAAACTTATTACTGGGGAGACATACACTCCTCCTGCTCAAAGACCTTTAGCTAGAGGTGAAATGGATACCTTAATGAAACCAGTAACTGTTTGGGATAGCGAGATAGAATGTGCAAATTATCCTGATGCAATTGGCTGTTGGCCAGATATTTCGCCTTGTTTATTCAATGTACGCTTTGATCCGTGTGAGAAAAACAATGTTGCTTATTTCATGCCACAAACAGTAGAAGCGCTTGCGTATAGTATGAACAAATATAACGAATCTGCTGTATACAGATCAAAAAGAGACATACCTGAAAATGGTAATGATAAACGAGTTACTAGAGCTCAAAAAAGAACTATAAGAAAACTACAGAGAAGCATAAAAACATTAGatagaaacaaaataagaaaataa
- the LOC130612606 gene encoding uncharacterized protein LOC130612606, with product MNDPIDPSSPRIIKALIPAKICYFAIYGTMGCVLPYLINFFHSIGLSVTQSGLIAGIRTIFSLVISPCFGAIANHFRREKLLLMTLLTLTAATIAPLPWIAKAADAKIGVENSAGDKLFYVMLLMLSLTAIFGIANLGFIDSAAMRLVQRHQNETTFGYQRVFGPIGLALFSFLAGFLSDQYQIEGVSKYSAAFVLYIPCCSILFVSVIFLDQSDYRIREESDEILTKDHKESDSDDCQNESISKPLVTCHREVTSSEKSRLEKDVRVKAKEERKVKDDNGKVTTFTFVENECIENQECECVLSKNKTNVAKTLFSTCRQLKVIFFLIIVAHMGINFSLINGFQAIFMEKELGTTKTIIGLASALSPVSEILAFPVSAKLIKLFGV from the exons ATGAACGATCCAATTGATCCGTCATCACCACGTATTATAAAGGCGCTTATCCCcgcaaaaatatgttattttgcAATCTATGGAACTATGGGTTGTGTTTTACCATACCTAATAAATTTCTTCCATTCCATTGGTTTATCTGTTACGCAAAGCGGTCTTATTGCTGGTATAAGAACTATCTTCTCACTAGTAATATCACCTTGTTTTGGTGCAATAGCTAACCACTTTCGCAGAGAGAAACTGCTTCTAATGACATTACTTACCTTGACAGCTGCAACAATTGCACCTTTACCATGGATTGCCAAAGCAGCAGATGCTAAGATTGGGGTGGAGAACAGTGCAGGAGATAAGTTATTTTATGTCATGCTTTTGATGCTTTCCCTAACAGCTATATTTGGTATTGCAAATCTCGGCTTTATTGATTCTGCAGCAATGCGTTTAGTTCAAAGACATCAAAATGAAACTACTTTTGGGTATCAACGAGTATTCGGTCCAATTGGTTTAGCTCTTTTTTCGTTTCTTGCAGGGTTTTTGTCAGATCAATACCAAATAGAGGGTGTGTCAAAATATTCTGCTGCTTTTGTGTTATACATACCCTGTTGCtccattttgtttgtttctgttATATTTCTGGACCAATCAGATTACAGAATTAGGGAAGAATCTGATGAAATATTGACAAAAGATCACAAAGAATCAGATTCTGATGACTGCCAAAATGAAAGTATATCGAAGCCATTGGTAACATGCCATAGGGAGGTCACTAGTAGTGAAAAAAGCAGATTAGAAAAAGATGTAAGAGTAAaagcaaaagaagaaagaaaggtAAAAGACGATAATGGTAAAGTTACTACCTTTACTTTCGTGGAAAACGAGTGTATTGAAAACCAGGAATGTGAATGTGTTttaagcaaaaacaaaacaaatgttgcAAAAACTTTATTCTCAACATGTCGCCAATTGAAAGTTATCTTCTTCTTGATCATTGTAGCACACATGGGAATCAATTTCTCTCTAATAAATGGATTTCAAGCTATATTTATGGAGAAGGAGTTGGGAACAACAAAAACCATCATTGGTTTAGCTTCAGCATTGTCACCAGTATCTGAGATTCTAGCATTTCCTGTCTCAGCAAAGTTAATAAAATTGTTTGGTG TTTAG